One genomic window of Monodelphis domestica isolate mMonDom1 chromosome 1, mMonDom1.pri, whole genome shotgun sequence includes the following:
- the SLC25A37 gene encoding mitoferrin-1 isoform X2: MQSLHPDPKARYTSVYGALKQIIRTEGFWRPLRGINVMVMGAGPAHAMYFACYENMKRILNEVLHRRGNSHLANGIAGSMATLLHDAVMNPAEVVKQRMQMYNSPHHSARRCIRAVWRTEGVGAFYRSYTTQLTMNIPFQAIHFITYEFLQEQVNPHRGYNPQSHILAGGLAGAIAAAATTPLDVCKTLLNTQENMALSLANVSGHLSGMANAFRTVYQLSGISGYFKGVQARVIYQMPSTAISWSVYEFFKYFLTKHQMENRTLY, translated from the exons ATGCAGAGCCTGCATCCAGATCCCAAAGCCCGCTACACCAGCGTCTATGGCGCCCTCAAGCAAATCATCCGCACGGAAGGCTTCTGGAGACCCCTACGGGGCATCAACGTGATGGTGATGGGGGCAGGGCCGGCCCACGCCATGTATTTTGCCTGCTATGAAAACatgaaaaggattttaaatgagGTCCTCCACCGCAGAGGAAACAGCCATCTGGCCAATG GGATAGCGGGGAGTATGGCCACCCTGCTCCATGATGCCGTAATGAATCCAGCTGAAG TGGTGAAGCAGCGCATGCAGATGTACAACTCCCCTCACCATTCCGCTCGCCGTTGCATCCGGGCCGTATGGAGGACCGAGGGGGTGGGCGCCTTCTACCGGAGCTACACTACCCAGCTCACCATGAACATTCCCTTCCAAGCCATTCATTTTATCACCTACGAGTTCCTTCAGGAACAGGTCAACCCTCACCGGGGCTACAATCCCCAGTCCCACATCCTCGCTGGGGGGCTGGCTGGGGCCATAGCTGCAGCTGCCACTACCCCTTTGGATGTCTGTAAGACCCTCCTCAACACTCAGGAAAACATGGCTCTCTCCTTGGCCAATGTCAGTGGACATCTCTCTGGTATGGCCAATGCCTTCCGGACAGTGTACCAGCtcagtggtatttctgggtacTTTAAAGGTGTCCAGGCACGGGTAATCTACCAGATGCCATCAACAGCCATCTCCTGGTCAGTCTATGAGTTTTTCAAGTACTTCCTTACAAAGCACCAAATGGAGAATAGAACTTTGTACTAA
- the SLC25A37 gene encoding mitoferrin-1 isoform X3, with amino-acid sequence MWPVTAFFCLPFLPPPRAPLRPTDLGIAGSMATLLHDAVMNPAEVVKQRMQMYNSPHHSARRCIRAVWRTEGVGAFYRSYTTQLTMNIPFQAIHFITYEFLQEQVNPHRGYNPQSHILAGGLAGAIAAAATTPLDVCKTLLNTQENMALSLANVSGHLSGMANAFRTVYQLSGISGYFKGVQARVIYQMPSTAISWSVYEFFKYFLTKHQMENRTLY; translated from the exons ATGTGGCCAGTAACAgctttcttctgccttcctttTCTGCCCCCACCGAGAGCGCCCCTTCGGCCAACAGACCTCG GGATAGCGGGGAGTATGGCCACCCTGCTCCATGATGCCGTAATGAATCCAGCTGAAG TGGTGAAGCAGCGCATGCAGATGTACAACTCCCCTCACCATTCCGCTCGCCGTTGCATCCGGGCCGTATGGAGGACCGAGGGGGTGGGCGCCTTCTACCGGAGCTACACTACCCAGCTCACCATGAACATTCCCTTCCAAGCCATTCATTTTATCACCTACGAGTTCCTTCAGGAACAGGTCAACCCTCACCGGGGCTACAATCCCCAGTCCCACATCCTCGCTGGGGGGCTGGCTGGGGCCATAGCTGCAGCTGCCACTACCCCTTTGGATGTCTGTAAGACCCTCCTCAACACTCAGGAAAACATGGCTCTCTCCTTGGCCAATGTCAGTGGACATCTCTCTGGTATGGCCAATGCCTTCCGGACAGTGTACCAGCtcagtggtatttctgggtacTTTAAAGGTGTCCAGGCACGGGTAATCTACCAGATGCCATCAACAGCCATCTCCTGGTCAGTCTATGAGTTTTTCAAGTACTTCCTTACAAAGCACCAAATGGAGAATAGAACTTTGTACTAA
- the SLC25A37 gene encoding mitoferrin-1 isoform X4: MATLLHDAVMNPAEVVKQRMQMYNSPHHSARRCIRAVWRTEGVGAFYRSYTTQLTMNIPFQAIHFITYEFLQEQVNPHRGYNPQSHILAGGLAGAIAAAATTPLDVCKTLLNTQENMALSLANVSGHLSGMANAFRTVYQLSGISGYFKGVQARVIYQMPSTAISWSVYEFFKYFLTKHQMENRTLY; this comes from the exons ATGGCCACCCTGCTCCATGATGCCGTAATGAATCCAGCTGAAG TGGTGAAGCAGCGCATGCAGATGTACAACTCCCCTCACCATTCCGCTCGCCGTTGCATCCGGGCCGTATGGAGGACCGAGGGGGTGGGCGCCTTCTACCGGAGCTACACTACCCAGCTCACCATGAACATTCCCTTCCAAGCCATTCATTTTATCACCTACGAGTTCCTTCAGGAACAGGTCAACCCTCACCGGGGCTACAATCCCCAGTCCCACATCCTCGCTGGGGGGCTGGCTGGGGCCATAGCTGCAGCTGCCACTACCCCTTTGGATGTCTGTAAGACCCTCCTCAACACTCAGGAAAACATGGCTCTCTCCTTGGCCAATGTCAGTGGACATCTCTCTGGTATGGCCAATGCCTTCCGGACAGTGTACCAGCtcagtggtatttctgggtacTTTAAAGGTGTCCAGGCACGGGTAATCTACCAGATGCCATCAACAGCCATCTCCTGGTCAGTCTATGAGTTTTTCAAGTACTTCCTTACAAAGCACCAAATGGAGAATAGAACTTTGTACTAA